ATTGGGGAAGAATGGGCAAACCTGGCTGCTGATGATAGATCAGGGTACGTCTTCCCTGACTGGCGTGTCCTGAACCCTCTCAAGGAATGAGTGGTGAACTGTGGTGCGACTCGCGACGTCATTTCAAGTCAATACGAAAGACTAGATATTGATAGATATTGATAGAATAGACTCGTGCTTCATTTACGGGGCTGTACGTTGAACAGTGAAGAGAAAATGTAGTCAAGCCCCAACGGTTCACCTCTACCTATCAATTCAACGATACGTACCGATTACTCAAGAAGTATTGCCGCGCTCGTCCTCGGTGATTCCTCACTGCCTCGACCCCAAACCCCAAAACTCCGTGCAATTAATGACTAGGAGTGCTGCATGGAGGGGTATGTCTTATGATTTTAGATCCAAAACGCCCTATGAGCCCACGTGGGCCATGCGAAAGGACTGCAAATGTCATGTCTCATCATACCATCCTTACGCAATTTTCAAAACGGCTCAATCTTTCAGCTTTTGCCGGATCGTCAGAATACATCcctttattatttatttttgtTGTTCCGGAAAGTACCTCAGGTACCTGAAAAAGGCAAGACAGCAGGGACATGCAGCTTCCGGGACCGCTCCTGCCAATGGTTCCTCCCACTCGTTGGCCCGTCTCAGTTTAGCGCGGATATACCCACAGGGGCCAGGGAGGAGCAGGcaggaagggggggggggcctTGAGCCGTCACCTTTcagcaacttggccaacCTATTGAGCACCAGACGGTGTTAACTCGTCACCGTTCAACTTCATCCCTCCATCTCCCGACAACGCTTCAACACCAGCTTCTGCAACCACTTTCCCTATTCACTAGGGCCTGCAAACACGCGACTCTACCAAGATCCGAATCGATTGAACACTCCAAAACTCTTGAATAACTGGAAATCCACCTGGGCTCACCTCGATACCCATCAACTCGGCGCATTCCAATTCGTTCCAGCTCCCGTGACGAACTCATCAGAACCATAAATCACCCCCGGCATCCGACTTTCCTGCACGAGAAAGCAGCGTTCTACCAAATACCGGGCTCTGGAATAATCAACGATTCGTCAAATACTACATCCAACACACCTCAGTTTCCAGACATTCAACGATACCGTATACCCTCGAAAGCATTTTCACTCCTATTGTACTTTGGTTGGCGCAGCATCCTGATATCCCCAGAGCCCCAACGTTCCTAGCATTTCCATAAACACGAATCAGTGCCATCGGAATATTTTGAAAGTTGTGTAGCCGTTGCGCTTGCGCaaggccatcgccatcggcgCTGCAGGGCCACTCGTAGGTCTTGACCTGATGATGCGTGGGCGGAGTTGTCTTGAAGCGAGAAAGGGAGTTCAGCCAGGCGCCAAACGACTCTGTTAGTATACTCAGCATTCGATTGTCTGGGTGACGGAGGAAATTCTACAAGAGTACTGTACAACAAGACGTGTCAACAAATATTTTCGTTCACTCACTCATTTGCCTTCATACCGCCATTCAACCAGCCAAGACACTGATGCCATCTTCCGACCTGGCACAACCTGGTACATCCTACTTTGCGTTgtgccaaaaaaaagtttttttttttttgctcttgAAGAATGGATACTCGGTTTCCCATCTCGCGTGATGATCTGTATAACCTACAGATGGAGGTGAAACAAGTTCAATATACCCAGAGCAATCACGCGGAGCGGCTGTTGAGATTAGAGAAACGCAGTGCGGATGATTCAGCTTTGAAATCAGTGTGGAATTCCCCGTTTCCCGGGATTTTAGGCGGCACGCCACACCAAGGTATATAAACCGTTGAAATTAGCTAGATACAAGTGCTGACTAGACTACAGGGCCTGTCCAAACACCACACAATGATGTTTTCGATGACTTGGATGAGCAAGGGGAGCAACTGCTCGGGTCTCTCCATCTCGGTccagctgaagaagagccTGTGCGGCGGGGTGCAGCTTCGCGAGCTAATAGTGTTAGGTTCGATGAAAGCGCCTTGCATGGCTCCAGCTGGGGTGGCCAAAGCAACCGACATTCGGGCGACTTTGGGCCTTTACGACCTGGCAGCGGGCTTATGATGGAACGCACTTTGTCCCACAAATCTGATGGGAGACACAGCTCTGCCGGCCACTCAGTTCACTCACACCATTCATTGGCATCCGGTCGGGCCAGTAGCCTGGGCCTTGATACCAACTACGCAGGGGGTGATGACGACTCTTCCTCGTTTGAGATACCCGGCCCACCGGTATCTCTGTATGTGCTAGGCACCGTGCCATCGATCGTTCGATGCTGGCTTACTACAAACTTCGCCCACGGCACTCTCTTGTACGCAGACGTTTGCACCGGCTCGCAAAAGTCCGTCGTCGATTCATCTTTGCTTAAAGAACTGGATCTCTCGAGGGAGGTTGAACGAGATATTGACGGAGTTGATCGAATCAGGCTCAATGTATATCTGGCCGAAGCAGTGGTTACGCGACACGAAAGCCACAATGGAAGCTCAACGGGGGGAGTTCCTTCCATGGCGGTCGCGTTCGAGGTTACGGGCAACGAGCAGTCCAGCACGATTGGCGATCGTAAGGGCATTCGCATATATATTGGAAGTGATGCCTTGAGGGCTCACTCAGCCGATGTACTCTTTtcacaaaacaccatggTCCTGTATGGAAATGAACAAGAACGGCTACGAGTTCCGTTTGTAAGGcctgaggatgaggatgctTTCCGGTATATATACACGACGAGCATGGTACCGGAAAAGCCCAAATTGAATGCGACGGCAACACCATTTGTTCTAGTAGACAGCCGGGCCTCGAATAATGGTAGGAATGGCGCACCTTCTCCAGGAACGCTGCACGAAAAAGCGGCGCCTGCTCAGCCAATATCACCTCATGAGTCGGATATGGAGTCTCACAAATCAGAGGAGCGGCAAGCAACCTCTGAACATGGCGGCGATAGTGACAACCACGGACGAGAAGCAAACTATTCCGAGACAAGCGGAAAAGATGACACGAGCGCTTCAGAGGTGTCCCGACGGGagtcatcatcaacctcTACTGGGATATGGGGTTCGTGGCGACaaggcgctggcgctgggccaGACGGGACACAGCGAGAGACTGGCCCTCTGAGCGGCTACCAACCGGCGGGCCGCAGTGGCCGTAACATGAAGGTATTGAAACCTCTAAAATCAAACTCCAATTCGGCCCGAACCGGTGCTTCATACGAGCCACCCCTGCCGCCTAAATTCTCCACTGAGGGTAGACGCAAGAGTCAGGTTAGTTTGAACggtgatggtggcggcggcggcatcagcGTGGCCAACCGTTGGGATGTTAAACGGTCTGTCAGCTCAGGTGCAGAGCTAAAGATGGAGAGTTCGAATCGAGAGAATCAAAAGGGCGCAACACTGCCGCGATCTGCCAACCCAGTTGGAGTGGCTTCTGCATTCTCGTGGATGACCCCGGCCACCAAAGCTTCCAAGACTTCACCGGCAGGAGGGTGATTGCTATGTGTCATGATAGGTTTGCTCTAGCTTTGTCCATTGTTTATGCTTACACGATGTGCTGTCgattcttttttcttcttggaaGAGGGCCAGGGGCAGGGGCAGAAGGGAGAGGGGCTATGTAGAGGAGGTAATTCACATTTGAGAGGCAACGGAATCAGGCCAGAAGCAACTACAGCCACGACCTCATGATGCAGGAAGTGTAAAATAAAACAACAGAAGTTCTCTACCAAATATGCCTAGGTTTACATTCGTGGCAGAGTGAAATGTGGTATTTTTGCAAATACGCAACATgacaaaagggaaaaaaggggaaaaaagaaaatctaaAAAGTCATTCTAAATCTTGGAAGTCGGCGGCAACGTCTCGAGGACCTTTTTGGTGTCGGCAACGGCACCCTTGACGACGCCAATCAAGGTCTTGAAGGCTGGGTTGGAAGCGTCGCCCATGCACTCGTACATCCAGCTCTCGGAAGAGGTGACGGTGACGCCATGCTCAGCGCGCAGCCTGTcgagggcgatgatgacCTCTGTCCTGTTGCAGCTGctgacggcgtcggcaatgACGTAGGGGAAGTGGCCTGCGTCGCGGAGGTCGAGGGCGGTCTGGGTGATGCAGATGTGGGACTcgatgccgacgagggcgacgcgcgaggcgggcggcagggcggcggccagcggGGGGATGAGCATGGAgaacttggtcttgtcgtgcggcggcgaggggaggagggaggcgaGCGCGGGGACGGTAGGGCCGAGCTTGGCGGCCGTCTGGGTGGTTGCGTGGACGGGGAtgttgacggcgttggcgaaGGTGAGcagcttggtggtggtggctacACTGGTCGTGGtgttagttttttttttttcgtcgtCGGGGGAcgagagagggagagggggagAGCGGGAGGGCGAGGGTGGCGTACATGCTGTCGAACTCGTAGATGGCATTGCGGAACTTTTCCTGGAGATCGCAGACCCTGCGGCTCGTCAGTACGGGTGTGCGGACGCGGCACTGGCTGGTGAGGCGGCGCGCGCGTGAAGAACAGGTCGGGCGGTGATGACGAACAAGACGGCGGGGTTCTCTGCGCGCGGTGGGCGATTAGCTCGAGGGCCCGGGGCGTGGGACGTCAATTGACGGcggtggacatggacgtgaaGGGCTATGACTTACTGAAGCGCAGCTCTGTAGGGGCGGAAGGACCAGCCATGTTGCGAAGCTGGCGCGGAAGGAGCGCTCTTGGACTACAGGACGACGATGTCGGAGGGGTGAAGttggccgtcgaggaggtagcacgacggggacggggacgacAGGGAGGAGGGGCAGTAAAGTGCCGAGGAtgcgggaggcggcgagggtgGATCGAGCGagcggccgaggacgacgcGCACAGGGCCAACGGAGCGGAGGCGAGGATGCGCTGCGTCGCGTGAAGTGAATTCATCCCCGTGACGGCCCGTATTCCTCGATCCAACTTCCTTGCTCCGTTTAGACGACGGCTAAGCTGGTCGTTGGTTGACGACACGGGGCTACGGCGGGTTGATGCGAGGAATACCAGCTAGGTTGTGTTTGCGACACGGCGGTGAAACAAAATAGTGTCAAGTCAATCCCCCTTGTCGTTGGCTAGTGGACATTCACGGCTGTGATGGGATGATTGCGGGGGaaggaaacattgaagggagAGGAGGCGGCTTGTTTTGATTGGGTCACGGCAGTTTGCTTTTGGTAGGGCAGCAGCAATGAGGTTGGCAGTATGTAGGAAGTTGCGGCCACGCTGAAAATTAaagttgaaaaaaaaagaaaaaaaaatgaatcgaaacgaaacgaaaaaagaaaaaaaagcatatACAGGTGTAGCTGACGTGGTACGCGTGCAATTGCCCATGACAAGCTGAACCGTCGAGTGTCTCATTTGACCTTTTGTCGTCGGGATCCGACGGGCACCGGTGGCAATGCAATGCAGCTGCACGCATGTCCATGTGaatagcttcaatgttggctgagCGGAATGGCACAAGAGCTGCTTCTTGGAGATATGAATTTATTCAACTCTCTTCTGTGCGCTGGCTCGCCCGTCGTCGTTTCGCTGCAATTGTTGCCAGTCTATGAATATTAGCATGCCAGGTGCATTCATCACTCCACGTCCATGATAACAAAATCCTTTGTTGTGATAGGCAAATCTGCTTGCATAACGTCCTGTATATCTATCTACTCATTGTCTAGACGCCCAAACTCCAAGCGATGCAAAACTAAACCACACAAACATGTCAAAACTCCATGCAATGCCGGTATATCCTCAACTACGCCCAAAATCAAGACGTGACCTCGGCAAACCACGTCCTCAACAGGCCCGCCAGTGCAGTCGGCAACTCCTCCAAGTTATGTACAATCAAGTAGTACTGGAAGGGGAACGTGTCCAGATACGGCTTGAGCACCACCCTGCTCTCCCCGTTGTCGTCCTTGACAAACTTGGCCTCCTTGAGCTCCAGCACGCTGTCGCCCTTTTTCTTGCCAGTGTCGTCCATGATGATAAAGACAATCATGATTCTCTCCTCCATGGCCTCGCGCAGAAGACGCCGGATTGCGTCGTGCGCCGGAGACGGCGTCAGCCCGTCGGACAGAATCAACGCCAGCTGCCACAGATCGCCATTGCCTCCAGATTGCTGCCTCGCCGCGCGGAACTTGTCAATGGTCTGGCGGATGAGCAGCGCAATGTCGGTGCGATCCTGCGAGAAGTTGAACTTTTGCAGCACCTTGGCCCCGGCGTCCGAGGCAAACGGCTCCGTGAGCTCGTGAGCCGTGAAGACGTCGCCGCCGAACCCGACCACGCCAACCTGCCCGGCCTCGAGCATGGCCAGAGACCGagacaccatcaccagcgaTTCCATGGCCAGGCTTCCCGACGAGGACTCTCCCATGCTCTTGCTGTCGTCCACGCAGAGGAGAATCTGGTACGTCCGTTTGGTCGGGATAGCACGCCGCATCCAAATCTTGTCACGCTTGTAGCTGGATGCGATGTATGGGATGATGCGTTTGATGTTGAGTCGCTTTCCCGTCCTGAACGACCCCGACAGCTTGGTGGATTGGGACGGCGTCAGAATGAGCCGCAGCTGAGAAGTCAGATTCAATGAAAGCGCATGAGACTTGGTCTGGAACTCGCTCCACTGCTGAAGACACTCTCCATAGTCGCGAGGAACCCGTGCTTCATCGCCAATGTGCGTCATAGACAGTTGTTCCGATGTTTCTTCGATGGGCCCATCGTCCGGCTCGCCATCCTCTGCAACTCCGTCATCTGCTTCAGATGGTGTCTCTTCTTGGTTGTAGTTGCCCTGTCGAGTTTGTACGCCGGTCCTACCATCATCTGCTTCTTTGCTATTTGCTGCCTCGCGGGCCTCCTCGGAATCTCCAAGATCCATTTTGTCTGGCGCCTCCTTGGCTTCATCATCCGCGTCCTCCTCCATTCGGTTGCTTGTTGGGTCGTCCTTTTCGCCTTCGTCATCGAtagccatggcctcgtcaaTGGGCTGcacctcatcctcctcagcATTTCCCATTGCTTGCGTATCGGCGGCTGCCTCGTCGTTCTGCAAGTGCTGGTACTCTTGCCGACCCTGTTCAGCATTTTCTCTTTCGTCTGCCTTCTGGTTATTGGTGTCTTCCTGGTTCGCGTCCATGATATCTGCATTCTGGCGGTGCCACTTCTCCAACGCATCGCCCAATTTGCGAAACGGGTCGCTTCTTGCGGAAttttcgtcatcgtcttcttgttgacTCTTGTCTACAGTTTCGTTTGACCGGGACGTAGCGCCTTTGCTACCCGCGCTGGTATCTTGGTCGGCTGCGCCATCTCCCATATCTCCTTGCTCCTGTTCCGCCGCTTGCGCTTGGAATTTGTCGTCAATATCCATTAACTGTTGATTTTGATCCAACCCAGTGCTCTTGACGTCGCTGGGAGCAGCATTGTCAACATCCGTATTTTCATTATCCTGTGGAGGTTGGGTCACATCTTGAGCCgtttcttccttgctttcCTCCTCTACTTCGTCATCCACATCGGATTCCACTTCGTCCTTGACTTCATCAGCTCCAGTCGGgacctcctcctcatcctcgccgatCTCGTCTTCCacttctccagcttcttcCTTCAACTGCTGCCCCGCTGCATCCTCCATATCCTCGTCAATT
The DNA window shown above is from Metarhizium brunneum chromosome 1, complete sequence and carries:
- the ISOC2 gene encoding Isochorismatase domain-containing protein 2; the encoded protein is MAGPSAPTELRFKNPAVLFVITARPVLHARAASPASAAVCDLQEKFRNAIYEFDSIVATTTKLLTFANAVNIPVHATTQTAAKLGPTVPALASLLPSPPHDKTKFSMLIPPLAAALPPASRVALVGIESHICITQTALDLRDAGHFPYVIADAVSSCNRTEVIIALDRLRAEHGVTVTSSESWMYECMGDASNPAFKTLIGVVKGAVADTKKVLETLPPTSKI